From a single Micromonospora sp. WMMD1102 genomic region:
- a CDS encoding NmrA family NAD(P)-binding protein, translating to MSAPTVLVLGAGGSIGSALVRELLPDHHDGRLRVVGSARRADVLRSLSSSGVEARHLDLNDAELHGLAPVLDVVRGVTLVVLITGYHVQMLAQSKAVIDAAKAAGVAHIVHVGVSAEPDTTVVHFAWHQLIEAYIERSGMGYTHLWPAAFMQNLPLNINPAAPGVLTSYVGDARTNWVDARDIAAAAAVVLRDPKAHGGVGYHLAAEAASYPELAGLLAEITGQPWRYRSGEPDEFYRNMVAAGGDPVYAACVRNVFERTRNGTLRDPDGVLPILPRLLGRPACTLRDLIEERRDDFRYDASPEQVG from the coding sequence ATGTCCGCGCCAACTGTGCTCGTACTGGGCGCCGGCGGCAGCATCGGCTCGGCGCTGGTCCGGGAGTTGCTGCCTGACCACCATGACGGCCGGCTGCGGGTGGTCGGCTCTGCGCGGCGCGCGGACGTACTGCGGTCATTGTCCAGCAGCGGCGTCGAGGCGCGCCACCTCGACCTGAACGACGCCGAGCTGCACGGGTTGGCGCCGGTGCTTGATGTCGTACGAGGAGTTACTCTCGTGGTCCTGATCACCGGCTATCACGTCCAGATGCTGGCACAGTCCAAGGCCGTGATCGACGCGGCCAAGGCAGCCGGCGTGGCGCATATCGTCCATGTCGGTGTCAGTGCCGAGCCTGACACCACCGTCGTGCACTTCGCCTGGCATCAGTTGATCGAGGCCTACATCGAACGGTCCGGAATGGGCTACACGCACCTCTGGCCCGCGGCCTTCATGCAGAACCTGCCGCTCAACATCAATCCCGCAGCGCCGGGCGTCCTCACCAGCTACGTCGGTGACGCGCGCACCAACTGGGTCGACGCCCGTGACATCGCGGCCGCCGCGGCGGTGGTACTTCGGGACCCGAAGGCGCATGGCGGGGTCGGGTACCACCTCGCAGCGGAGGCTGCCTCGTACCCCGAACTGGCCGGTTTGCTCGCCGAGATCACCGGTCAGCCGTGGCGGTACCGGTCGGGTGAGCCGGACGAGTTCTACCGGAACATGGTCGCGGCCGGCGGGGATCCCGTTTACGCGGCCTGTGTCCGCAACGTCTTCGAGCGAACCAGGAACGGCACCCTGCGCGATCCCGATGGCGTCCTGCCGATCTTGCCGCGGCTCCTCGGACGCCCGGCGTGCACGCTACGCGATCTCATCGAAGAACGGCGGGACGACTTCCGGTACGACGCGTCCCCTGAACAAGTCGGCTGA